A stretch of Apostichopus japonicus isolate 1M-3 chromosome 9, ASM3797524v1, whole genome shotgun sequence DNA encodes these proteins:
- the LOC139973654 gene encoding uncharacterized protein → MEPSVTVRAIFAFLCTTTIAFTSSEETNIHRRSLPSTTDDNQMANYFFYQRSEYPKDCRDVQSQCSTSNSSGVYIIKPEGFEEPFEVYCNNNVSPGGWTVIQRRGSGAVNFNRSWSQYEDGFGFLSTEFWLGNEKLSHLTNQADYELRVDIELSNGASFDTTYRGFRITDAWGQYQFKHIGEVESNAGTLISTCPTNMIYGPCSCPATCEDPNGQSGCNSDCLGSEGCICPAGFVMQGSDCINASECECFVAEANLVIPSGETSVNEDCTQKCSCMNNRLICEDYACSTDAVCDIRNETRQCYCNEGYEGDGETCESLYTDCQAVNDAGHGDGVYTIMPTGWTESPFNVHCKMHGDEGWIVFQRRTDDDFSFYQNWTAYKDGFGNSRNFWLGNEKLYYLTNQNPTKLRLDITTSDGTSLYAEYTEFQIESEDTNYKMNKLGTRTSPSGYAGYNLSSNKGKQFSTYDRDNDACGHFNCAENHRSGWWHINYSSYCKSCYSSSSCCYYFQYNGNCHSYCTYENLNGDYNGGNGQNIFSYYNNYCNIRSVEMKIRPSS, encoded by the exons ATGGAGCCTTCCGTGACTGTTCGAGCAATATTTGCATTCTTGTGCACAACAACGATCGCTTTTACGTCCTCGGAAGAAACG AATATTCATCGGAGAAGTTTACCTTCAACTACAGATGACAATCAAA TGGCAAATTACTTCTTTTATCAACGTTCTGAATATCCAAAGGACTGCCGGGACGTTCAAAGTCAGTGTTCTACGTCCAACTCCAGCGGAGTATACATAATCAAGCCAGAGGGATTTGAAGAACCATTTGAAGTGTACTGCAACAACAATGTTAGCCCGGGAGGCTGGACG GTCATACAACGCCGTGGCAGTGGTGCTGTGAATTTCAATAGGAGTTGGTCACAGTATGAAGATGGATTTGGTTTCCTCTCAACTGAGTTTTGGCTCGGCAATGAAAAGTTATCACATTTGACGAACCAAGCAGACTACGAACTTCGTGTGGACATAGAATTATCTAATGGAGCTTCTTTCGATACAACATACAGAGGTTTTCGCATAACTGATGCATGGgggcaatatcagtttaaacaTATTGGGGAAGTCGAAAGTAATGCCG GAACATTGATCTCTACATGTCCTACGAACATGATCTACGGACCATGCAGTTGCCCAGCAACATGTGAAGATCCCAACGGACAATCTGGTTGTAACAGTGATTGTTTGGGTAGTGAGGGATGCATCTGTCCAGCTGGTTTCGTAATGCAAGGGAGTGACTGCATCAATGCCAGTGAATGCGAATGTTTCGTAGCAGAGGCCAACTTGGTTATACCA AGTGGGGAAACATCCGTTAATGAAGATTGCACTCAAAAGTGTTCTTGTATGAATAACCGACTGATCTGTGAAGACTACGCATGTAGCACCGATGCTGTGTGTGATATCAGGAATGAAACACgacagtgttattgtaatgaAGGGTACGAAGGTGACGGTGAAACTTGTGAATCCTTGTATACTGACTGCCAGGCTGTTAATGACGCTGGACATGGCGATGGCGTATATACAATCATGCCCACTGGATGGACAGAGTCTCCATTCAATGTTCACTGCAAAATGCACGGCGACGAAGGATGGATC GTTTTTCAACGTCGCACTGATGACGATTTTAGTTTTTACCAAAACTGGACTGCATACAAAGACGGCTTTGGCAACAGCAGAAACTTTTGGCTTGGGAATGAGAAACTATATTACCTGACCAATCAGAACCCTACCAAACTACGACTTGATATTACTACTTCAGATGGGACGAGTTTATATGCTGAGTATACAGAGTTTCAAATAGAGTCCGAGGACACCAATTACAAAATGAACAAACTGGGAACCAGGACCAGTCCCAGTGGATATGCAG GTTATAATCTCTCTTCTAACAAGGGCAAGCAATTCAGCACGTATGACCGAGACAATGATGCATGTGGTCACTTCAACTGTGCAGAGAACCACAGAAGCGGCTGGTGGCATATCAACTATAGTTCTTATTGCAAAAGCTGCTATAGTAGTTCcagttgttgttattatttccaATACAACGGGAACTGTCACTCTTATTGTACTTATGAAAACCTAAACGGCGACTACAATGGAGGCAACGGACAGAACATCTTCTCTTATTATAATAATTACTGCAACATCAGATCTGTTGAGATGAAAATTCGTCCATCCTCTTGA